In Phoenix dactylifera cultivar Barhee BC4 chromosome 11, palm_55x_up_171113_PBpolish2nd_filt_p, whole genome shotgun sequence, the following are encoded in one genomic region:
- the LOC103709357 gene encoding peroxidase 72-like, whose amino-acid sequence MAPSMRFLVFFSVLALSPLCFAFPHPDGHLYPQFYDHSCPKAQEIVGSVVAEAVAKEARMAASLLRLHFHDCFVKGCDASVLLDSTGTFLSEKRSNPNRNSARGFEVIDEIKSALEKECPLTVSCADIVALAARDSTVLAGGPSWEVPLGRRDSLGASLSGSNNNIPAPNNTLPTIITKFKLQGLDLVDLVALSGSHTIGQSRCTSFRQRLYNQTGNGLPDGTLDAAYAAQLRTRCPQSGGDQILFPLDFVSPTKFDNNYFRNLMAEKGLLSSDEVLFTKSAATMQLVKLYAENNELFFEQFANSMVKMGNISPLTGLRGEIRKHCRKVNH is encoded by the exons ATGGCTCCCTCAATGAGGTTCCTCGTCTTTTTTTCTGTTCttgctctctctcctctctgtttTGCATTTCCTCATCCCGACGGACACCTCTACCCACAGTTTTACGACCATTCATGCCCGAAAGCGCAAGAGATTGTGGGATCTGTCGTTGCCGAAGCTGTTGCAAAGGAAGCACGAATGGCTGCTTCTCTGCTTCGGCTTCACTTCCATGACTGCTTTGTCAAG GGCTGTGATGCATCCGTTCTTCTGGACAGCACCGGGACTTTCCTTAGCGAGAAGCGGTCCAACCCGAACCGGAATTCGGCAAGAGGTTTCGAAGTCATCGATGAGATCAAGTCTGCATTGGAGAAGGAATGCCCGCTTACGGTGTCCTGCGCTGACATCGTAGCCCTTGCGGCAAGAGATTCTACAGTTCTG GCCGGTGGTCCTAGCTGGGAGGTTCCATTGGGGAGGAGGGACTCATTGGGGGCAAGCTTGAGTGGCTCCAACAACAACATTCCAGCTCCCAAcaacacccttcccaccatcatcACTAAGTTCAAGCTCCAAGGCCTCGACCTTGTCGATCTGGTCGCTCTCTCTG GCAGCCACACGATCGGGCAATCTCGGTGCACCAGCTTCCGCCAACGGCTCTACAACCAGACAGGCAATGGGCTCCCTGATGGTACACTCGATGCAGCCTACGCCGCCCAGTTGCGGACCCGATGCCCGCAGTCGGGTGGCGACCAGATCCTCTTTCCGTTGGACTTTGTGAGCCCCACCAAGTTCGATAACAACTACTTCAGGAACCTCATGGCCGAGAAGGGCCTCCTCAGCTCCGACGAGGTCCTCTTCACTAAGAGTGCAGCCACCATGCAGCTGGTGAAGCTGTATGCAGAGAACAATGAGCTCTTCTTCGAGCAATTTGCGAATTCCATGGTGAAGATGGGCAACATCTCCCCACTCACTGGGTTAAGGGGAGAGATCAGGAAGCACTGCAGGAAGGTTAACCATTAA
- the LOC103709302 gene encoding 26S proteasome regulatory subunit S10B homolog B → MSEGEDAARRRSAVNDYRKKLLQHKELDSRLRTVRENLRASKKEFAKTEDDLKSLQSVGQIIGEVLRPLDNERLIVKASSGPRYVVGCRSKVDKEKLTAGTRVVLDMTTLTIMRALPREVDPVVYNMLHEDPGNVSYSAVGGLSDQIRELRESIELPLMNPELFLRVGIKPPKGVLLYGPPGTGKTLLARAIASNIDANFLKVVSSAIIDKYIGESARLIREMFGYARDHQPCIIFMDEIDAIGGRRFSEGTSADREIQRTLMELLNQLDGFDQLGKVKMIMATNRPDVLDPALLRPGRLDRKIEIPLPNEQSRMEILKIHAAGIAKHGEIDYEAVVKLAEGFNGADLRNVCTEAGMSAIRAERDYVIHEDFMKAVRKLNEAKKLESSAHYSADFGKD, encoded by the exons ATGAGCGAGGGTGAGGACGCCGCCCGACGCCGGAGCGCCGTCAACGACTACCGGAAGAAGCTCCTCCAGCACAAGGAGCTCGATTCCAGGCTTCGTACAG TGAGGGAGAACCTGAGGGCTTCAAAGAAGGAGTTTGCCAAAACTGAAGATGATCTGAAGTCCCTCCAAAGTGTAGGGCAAATTATAGGAGAGGTTCTTCGGCCACTTGACAATGAGCGCC TAATTGTTAAAGCAAGTAGTGGGCCAAGGTATGTTGTTGGTTGCCGCAGTAAGGTGGACAAAGAGAAGCTGACAGCTGGAACTCGTGTGGTTCTTGACATGACAACCCTCACCATCATGCGAGCACTACCACGAGAG GTTGATCCGGTTGTGTACAACATGCTTCATGAAGATCCTGGCAATGTTAGCTACTCTGCTGTTGGTGGGTTATCTGACCAGATCAGGGAACTCAGAGAATCCATTGAGCTCCCACTCATGAATCCTGAGCTCTTCCTCAGAGTGGGAATTAAACCCCCAAAG ggtGTCCTTCTGTATGGCCCTCCTGGAACAGGGAAGACATTACTTGCAAGAGCGATTGCTAGTAACATTGATGCCAACTTTCTCAAG GTTGTATCAAGTGCTATAATCGACAAATATATAGGTGAAAGTGCAAGATTAATCCGAGAAATGTTTGGTTATGCTCGCGATCATCAA CCTTGCATAATTTTCATGGATGAAATCGATGCCATTGGTGGGCGTCGATTTAGTGAAGGGACCAGTGCCGATCGTGAGATCCAGCGAACACTAATGGAACTGCTCAACCAACTTGATGGGTTTGATCAGCTTGGGAAG GTTAAGATGATAATGGCGACAAATCGACCAGATGTTCTGGATCCAGCACTTCTTCGTCCTGGTCGATTAGACAGGAAGATTGAAATCCCATTACCAAATGAACAGTCAAGGATGGAAATTCTTAAAATTCATGCTGCTGGTATAGCCAAACATGGCGAGATAGACTATGAGGCAGTTGTTAAACTTGCTGAA GGCTTCAATGGAGCTGATCTTCGGAATGTCTGCACAGAAGCTGGTATGTCAGCAATCCGCGCGGAACGAGATTATGTTATTCATGAAGATTTTATGAAG GCTGTTAGGAAATTGAACGAGGCAAAGAAGCTGGAGTCAAGCGCTCACTACAGTGCTGATTTCGGAAAGGACTAG
- the LOC103709304 gene encoding bZIP transcription factor 11-like: MASSPGTSSGSSALLPVVSGTAAADQKKLKRMLSNRESARRSRVRKKKHLDDLGAQARQLRQENSRILTALNLATKRYLAVEAENSVLRTQMMELSSRLQSLDDILHLLNGGFSSSHGHQFSDGFCSPWNSTYMNQPTMASADLLQYYEIA; this comes from the coding sequence ATGGCTTCCTCCCCCGGGACTTCGTCTGGGTCATCAGCCCTGCTTCCGGTGGTGTCCGGCACGGCGGCGGCGGACCAGAAGAAGCTGAAGCGGATGCTGTCGAACCGGGAGTCGGCGCGGCGGTCCCGGGTGCGCAAGAAGAAGCACCTGGATGATCTGGGGGCCCAGGCGAGGCAGCTGAGGCAGGAGAACAGCCGAATCCTCACAGCTTTAAACCTCGCCACCAAGCGCTACCTGGCTGTGGAGGCTGAGAACTCTGTGCTGAGGACCCAGATGATGGAGCTCAGCTCCAGGTTGCAGTCCCTCGATGACATCCTCCACTTGTTGAATGGAGGCTTCAGCAGCAGCCACGGGCATCAGTTCTCCGATGGATTCTGCAGTCCATGGAACTCTACGTACATGAACCAGCCCACCATGGCCTCAGCAGACTTGCTCCAATACTACGAGATAGCATGA